The Oryza brachyantha chromosome 7, ObraRS2, whole genome shotgun sequence genomic interval TAAAACGagacaattcaaatttagaaataagcGCAGACAAGCTCAGATCAATATTAAGCATGATTGattcttaattaataactTAGGATGGCATATCGACTTGTTTCACTAGATTTAACAATTCTGAAGGCAATCATGAATCACATTGAAGATAACCATGATAAATCAGACTGCACCGAGACAATATACGGTTAAAATCGACCAAATCTAAGGATAAACCAATGACTTACCTATGACTCCAAAACAAAGCATGCACGTATTTTAGTCTACTCTATAACTAAAATTGTGTATAAATACGATGATCCGACCTAACCGGGATAGAACCATATTCATTACTCTCATGGatataaattagattaataACATGCATGACTTGTGATAGGAGAATTGCGATTATTCTAAGACAAGAAAAGCAGGTTAAAATAACTACAAAGCTCCAGGTAACGCTCTCGAATAGATCACATAGAATATAATACTAAACCTATAAAGTATTGTTCCACCTACTCAACGGATTGATAGATATGAACTTACAACTCGAAGTCGATTAACCTCGATCCGACAGCTCGCTTTGTCGAATTGAGTGGCGATGCGCCAGAAATTTGTTTATTGATATCTTGATGATTCTCACAACATACCGGGGcttctatatttatacccataaACTGACCCAAACAGATACGGACATGTATCTTTAACTAACTTAACGAATAAAGACTATCTTTCCTAACAAAccaaatccaatccaaactaCTATATTACATTTATCTGTTTCTATAAACAGACTTCATATCTTCCACCGAATCGAATCCCTTATTCACCTCTTTCTTCTAATTGGATTTCTTTCTTCTCGTTCGATCCAGTCTTTGGTTTTGGTCCAAATCAGACTCTGTCAAGCACTTTTTTCCACCTTACTCAATTCCATCCTTAATCGGCCATATCCAATTATCACTAGTATTATTAAtgtaaaaaaccaaattttgttgttaacaataattattatttttttataatttgatttattattatatgaactttaagtatgacttataattttgcatatttaaataactttttgaataagacgaacaatcaaacaaacatagatctaaaagtcaacggcatcatataaaaaaacatagagagaatatatattttataaaaacaaatagtaGTATTTCTACCAGCTCTTTCATAAGTTGTACGACTATAAGACCGTGATACTCAGGGGGACATGGAGGTGAACACGAGCTCAGGGATGGCGCAAAAATTCTTGTCATCCTGCATGACAAATCATCGAGTAACTTAATTCTTTGATTCCCTCATGCCTGGAGACCCTTCAGAGGCCAATTGATCCACCCTATTAAACTCATTTGCACTTAGGGCTCCGAGGAAGACGCTTGCGGCTCGAGCATTCCAATAAATGAGAGCTTCTTGCTCAGGAGTTGGTTCAGTCACGCTCTCGGGGATTCAACACCTGTAAGCGTAGTCTTTCAAATACTAGGCTACCATAATGTTAGATACATCTCCATCTTATGCTTTCAAGCAGCATAACGTGTTTTATCAAACGCCTAAAAGGCATAGAAACGAAGTGGGTTGGTGGGGGACTGAGCTTATAATAATTGAGAGGTTACAAAGACTCCCTTGACGGAACCACTTGGATTTCCGGATGAGTGATCAGAAGATCCTTCTCCAACACTATATATCTCCATCGAAAGTGTATTCTTGTCTAGACGACATATTTTCTCCATGCAATCAAAGCCAATCTGAAGATTATACTCTTATACCAATTGAAAGGGCCGTTGAGCTATCTAGAGGGAGGTGAATAGACATTTCCAGAAAAACTTAACCATGGAATTAAATTTACTAGTTAGAACCTCCAATCAAAAGCAACAGAACTCCCAAGTTGTGAAGTCTTTGTTAGAGAGAGAATATTGATCGGTACTTCTGACCCCATGCTCAAAACTTTCGATCCCTGTGTTGATTTACTCTCCGATAACTCATTTAGGGCAACACCCACACTCAAAGATAGAGAGGAAGCAAGTAATAATAGTGTAATCTCAAGAACACAAAATCACACAAGAGATAGTGTAAAGACATGGTTTTCACCGAAATTCAGATAAGAAAACACCATACTCTATATCGAGGAACTCCAAAAGAATTGAATTCCACTTGAACACTTTCCGTACTGAGCTCACAACCACGAGAGGTCTTGATTTTTGAATCCATACTAAGGTAAGTTGTTGTAGCGTGATCATCGAGAAGGTTCAATCCAACTAACACACTCCTGCCTTCGATGTGATCCACTCTACGAACCGATCTCTTAGGTGAGTATGATATCCACTATAGTTACCTTGTGTCCTGCAAAATTGAGTAAGAAATCATACATGTTGACGCCAAAAGCTGACCtgatgacgtgtcacacacgaaggcctgagaGTCACCCTAAGACCGcttcagtgcaggacctaaattcttagaaggtgcacgggcgtgccagtcagtttgatcctgcaactaacaagataaacagtaaaacaagccgatcggctatcgagtcGATAGGTAACTGAGaaaccagccgatcggatgttaATGTAGCAGcatttagccgataggctgaATAATCGGTCgttgaaagcttggatcggctgagAATCCAATGTTAATAAACtcgaatagttaaataaacaatgaatcatgtgttacgatcggctaaaaccaactagCATGTAATTCtcgtaagccgatgcaacacaaaataattgtggatctaaataaaacaagccgacTGGtacaaaataatgcagtaaggcaatcaactactctattgatgtaaatatgataagcttGTATATCGGCAATGATCATCGACTATAGACGACTAacaaacgaccaagatctataaaatatctagcctagattactaagaataatcatagaaaatcggaccaaaccgagatagttcaagattatgcctagcaatgtcaggatagatactaaacagatctagattgctatcaagccgatgagccgatgactggtaacttatccGCTGGTACTcagataaaacaatgagcaagatacatcaacatgatataaactctttgataaatgcaatctaatagatcggacTGAATCGAGACAATGtgagattgaatatgtcaaatagcaaatattaaGCCAACGTAGATCACCTAAAGTGGtcaaccagatcaactcaagatatgAAAGTAAcctaagctgaaactgatacgataactagcaatcgtaCAAGCAGATCAAAAGATCGGATCGAACCGAGATAGTTGTAATCTAGCCAatacgattaccgtggccggCAGAACATAGACTTACCCCTTCGCCGGAGATCGAATCGATGCAACTCTCTGCGTCAGGTGCCACGTTCCGCcggtgttgaaacctcggtgaagAGGGTGGCAATGCGCCAAAAGTGGTTGATCTGTATTATGAGAAAAtagatttacaatgaccccggatatatatatttatacccacgGGTGAATATGAGCCCATGTTGGACACAACACATGTTTCCtaatggattaaaaaaataagaaaaaactagtcctatttggactctaactctaatccatattgaatacgacattgttttctaatagataaaagaaaacaaacaagtcccgatcggactctaactctcttagagataaagaagaaaaatcataaactaCCTCTaattactaaataaaattaaattacacagaCTCTATCTAttccgaatctatctgtaTGATTTTCAGGCTCAATGGACTCCTTTTCCCATCCGAGTCAAACTCCATTGGCTGTATCCAAGTTATATTTCAATTGCCTCCTATCTGATTGCCTTGTTTCCTATCCGATTTAGTCATGTTTTAATCTCCAACAacaattttctaaattctaacGTTAACACTATCCACAAACAAATCGGATTCTCGCAGGCGACACATAGCCGACTAAGAGGATGATCTCGAAGAGCTCAACACAAACATACCCTCATAATCTCTCCAAATCCTTAAAGCCAAACTGACAAGCAAGATTTGACATAGATTTTAAGATGGTACTCGTATATGTGGTAATGACCTAGAAAATAGGGTAGGCTAAGGCGAGAGCCAACCCCTTAAAATGGGGTGGAGATTAAATACTAGCCGGTATCAAAGAAACTAGTAATTATACTAAGACCATATTTAgctccaaaaaattttcatccaaaaacatcatacgAGTATCTggataattaaaaatagagcatGTAAACCCATCATTGTCTGCTTGTACGAGTCTACTCCAGTGTCTCGGATTTCCGTCCGCGCTGAAGAGAGAGGTAACTCCATTTCAGGCTCCAATGTTGTATGTGTGTAATCTCGTCGACATGCCTATTTCTTTTCGTTTGCTCCCGTAGGCCAAAGATTGTTCAAGTCCTGTGCCAAGCATTAGTCTAGTTCAAAATCAGTacaataagaaaacaaaaacccTGAGTCTTCCAGATTTGAACCAAGTATGTAGTCTAGTTCAAGTCGTTTTGATTTTGCTGGTGGAGAGAAGAAGCTACGAAGATTGGCATCTGGACCTGCTTGctgtctcttttttctttcttttcgcAGTCTTTTTGCAAAACCTTTTAAGTTGTGAGCTACTGGGCAAGTGGGCAGCAAGTAGTGGAACTTTTTGCAGATCTTCTGAATGTGATCTGAATCTGTTAGCCTGGGGTCGTTTTTTAAGTTTCAAGTCTGGATGGGATGGCATCCAGTGTTTGCTGAAGTGGATTTATGTCAATCTTCTTCTGTTTTTTCGTTTAGTCTGCTATAAGAACTGTTGGCTCATTTCTTttaatggaaatgggaagggGCCTCGCCCTTCTTtctcaacaacaacaacaaaaataaaatatatacagatTTGAACCAGGGATGCAATCCCGCTTTGCCACGACACCAAATCCAAtctaaaatcaagaaaaatcattttcatCCACATTGTTTTACTAATAAGTTTTTGGGgcttttataaatttgctattgttttctttatattGCAAGGATGCCATGTCTAGTGGCAATTCTGGAAGCTTCTAGTGGCAGTTTTGCGATAACGATTCAAACCAATGAAAAATTTGCAATTGCCcctatgttttttcattggagaatattaaattatttgagtGTACTACAGTTTGGGGATGATTATacaattttgataaatttaatgCAGTACACGCGATGGATCAGCGCAATGGGCGGGGAAGTTCTTCCTTCTTTGCATTATGAACTCGCTACACACATCATTCCCATGGTACTTATTTCATTCTAGCATTGTATGGTAGTTATGCATCATTAAATGTTTCTAACTGTTGTTTGTGTTTCTTTATAGGGCGGAATAGAAGGTGCTGCAATTGTCTGGGAGTTGGATGGAAAACATGTATACTCTAAAGAGTGGTTGGATTCGTTCTATACACAACCAAAAGGATTAGAGGCTGTGGTTTGTGCCCCTGTTTCTGATTACTAACTTTAATCTGTGGCAGATTTCAATACTTGCATATTAAACACTATATCATTACTTGTTCAACCTATTGACTGTTTCTACAACATCTTCTGAGTAGTTTCTTGTACAAAgaggctcccatcgtttcgctttttagaagaaaaagcgaaaacgcgtttttacaaacgaaaaataatttgcatgtaaaacttttatatacgtgtccatagcgactcaaaagcgaaagttataaaaaaacacaatgaaaaaaaccacaaattcaagtctaaaattaagttcaaaaattcaaattttgacttataagcagtGGTAACTGCGAAACGATGAGAGCCAGAATCTTGAATGCCACTATTTGTGAACAAACTTGCAATAAGATGGTTGGgaaattaaaatactttttgttgttgtCATTTTGACTCTATGTCTGTATACTTTTGATCTGTTTGTTGCATcgcttgagaaaaaaaaaagatcagcCATGACATTAATGCACAATTTATGTTGGATGCATCAGGCTCTGAAGAACACTGGATTTAATACATTGAGCAACTTGAAGACTCCATGTAAATGTGGGGAgattatttacaaacaaaggTAAGCATATTCTTGAAagttttgatcaatttttgtttctcaatacttggtaccttctcaatttgtaaacaaactttaaaaaGTGTTTTTTATTGAAGCATATTGATTCACATTATATTTATGTGCTTGATAATCTCTAATGCAGTTTGATAGTATTGTAAAATCTTGATCACTTGCAAATTTGCTATTAAAAGCACTAATCAAAATCAGTACAGCGGAGCGAATAGTATCAATTATTTAGGAACAATGTAAAAAGTTTAGTCCATATCCACTAAATATGTTTCCCTACTTTGGTAGTCGCTGGATTTTATTCAACACTGAGAAATATccgtttgatatatatacagcCAGGCAGCATCTGCTGCGAGTTCCTCCAGTAAAGTTTTATACTCAGGGAACAAGAGAGGAGTGAAAAGGAAGATTGACTTTGATTCAGATCATGGGAAGGGTACTTCATTTGATGAACTCAGATTTAGGAATCATAGCATATTCCAGTGCCCATGTGATAGATCTGTGCAATCAACATTGTCCGAGTATGCTGATAAGAACAGAGAAAACTTTATAAGCTCAGTCCCTATCCCTGGAGACACTACAGGGACATTGTTTGTCTTGATTAGCAATGGGATCAAGATAAAACTGCGGAGAGCATTTAGGCTGCTTCTGAACATGCATAGAGCAAATTTGTCTCTCCGTGGGCAGTTTAGTGCAGAGAACTTCTTCTTTGATGATCTGGACGATGTGAGGCTTGGAGATTTGGTAAAATTAAACCTGAAGTTTGGCATTGATACACATGATAAGAATAAGGATTACACCAAATTTGTTCATATGGTGAGGAAGGAAGTTTTCAGAGGCAAAGCAATACCGACAGATTTATCTGAATGGTTATGCCTCGTCATCCGGAGTGCAGGGCTGTGAGTACCTCCTCGTTTACCACAGTAGCCTCATGGAATCACGCCACAGTGCAAGCACATTTATGTCTCTTCATGACATATTTCTGGAGATGAAAACTTCTGATCAAGCAGCGTACAGGCGCGTGCTCTCTGAGCTAAGCAAGCACAAAGGTTGGCAAGCAAAGATCTGGGATAACACTCATCTTACTACCACGCTGCAGTACAGGGACAGCAATGGATGCCTTACTCGGTACAATGACGACGTTGAGGATTTACTCAGGCTTTTGAGGAACTGCAGAAGACATGCCGCACTTTTTCTAGAAGGCACTTTCCATATGATCGTGGGACAGCATTTTCCTACACTCATGGTGGACTTTCAGAAAGCTATGTTCGGAGCTGGGCGTTTGGAACATCTAAATCTGGAGGCAACTATGAGATGACCCGGTTAGTGTTTTTGAAGAACAACACAGCCTATGTAGGAGTGGATAGTGAGGGTAGTGTGCACAGCTGGAATAATTGTGAGAACTTGTTAAGCTTGTAGAGTTTTGAAATCTGCTTACCTTGTACAGTTAGATTGCGACATACAGTACGTTGTCTTTGAACCGTGGCCAACAAAGTCTGAGGTGGATATCGGTTCTTCCCTTTTTCTGACGACATGGTAACTTGTCTTGGAATAAGATTACAAAGCCTGAGGAGTGTGTTTTTCTGAAGGCGGAACGCAACGCAATGCAGACCCAACCTGGCAGAGCCGGCAGGGGTTGTCGCCTTCTCGGTCGGTGCTTAGTTGCGGAGAGAGGGAGCTGTTTCTGTGTGGCCGTCAGGCCACAGATGATCTTTGCTGCTTGAGCTCGAGAGATTACACATTTTTCATAAGTAGGAGGATGATCGGAGTGGACGAGTATTTGATTTACACAAGTAGTACTGACTGGAGTAGCAGCTGCAGCAGAAGAATTATTGAtacaagaggaggaggaagcgatCGGACAAGATTGGCACCGCTGGGAATCCTCAGCGGCATGGCGCACTCGTGGCCGTTGAACAACACCCTGGACGGGAacccctcgccgccgatgatgctcctcctcctcttctgctTCTTGCTGAACAAGAGCACCGACTGCAGCTTCCCGGCCACCGGGTAGTCGCCGCCGCTCATGTTGCTCTCCCCCTTGAGGTACTGCAGCCCTTCCAGCCCCCGCATCAAGATCATGCTGCTGTTCCCCACCGCCGTCGCGTTGAACGTGAACGCCTGCTCGAACTCgaacccctcctcctccatctccaccGCCATGAACCACTCCGCCACGTCCGCCTCCTCCCAGTTGAACAGCGTCGCCCGCGCGCTCCACCCGCCGGCGTAGTCCGTCGCCACGTGCCAGTTTATGCTCACGCCGCAGTTGTCGCCGCAGGGCATCGGCCATGGCACCCCCAGCCGCTTCTCGCCGGCCCACTTcaccgcctccctcgcccgcCTCTCGAACGGCATCAGCAGCGCGTACGGCGGCAGGAGCATCGACGGCTCCGTCTTGCTGCACGACGCCGCCGGGCAGCCGCACGCGCAGGTCCTGCATGGGATCACCGACTCGTTGTAGAACGCCGAGAAGGTCACGCAGCAGCTGGGCGTCTTGGACGGCGACGTCGTCATGTTGCACACCACTTGCCACGTTGCCAGCGCCAGTGTCGTCGACGCGAGCCCGCTCGGGTCCGGGAGCTCCGTCGGGCTCACCCGCACCGGTTGCCCGCACGCGTACTCCGGATTCAGCGGTGACGCGCCGGAGATGTTGAAGTTGGTCGGAGCGTACAGCTTGGTCCGGTTGAGGTCCGGCGGCATCTTGTACACCACCATCTGGAATGCCGACTTGGACTGCACGGCGTCGACGGACTTGGGCAGCATGGTGCCGTTCCGGCAGCAGTGGTTGACCCGCCCCATGTCGTTGTCGTCGCGGCTCGACGGCGGCAGATCGAAAACGGCCGGCCTGCGGTCGCAGCTGAGCACCTTGGAGAAGTCGAGGCCCTTGTAGTAGCTCCCCTGCGCGCCGTAGACGCAGTCTCTGGCGTCGACATGGCGCGGGTAGGCGCCTCGCATGGAGCCGATGAACTCGCCGCGGAGCCACTCCCACGACAGTTGCCAGCCGTCGAGGCGGCCCAGAAGCGCGTCGTTCTCCAGGGTGACCTGCGCCAGGTAGTTGGTGTCGTCCGCCTGGAGCACGTCGTAGGTGATCACCAGATCGCCCGTGCCGCGCGGGAGGTACGACGTCCTCCTGGCGGCGTTCAAGTCGCCGGCGGTCTCGTTCGCCGCGGCCTCGGGCGTGAGCACGCAGCAGGTGGAGAGGAACGTGGAGACGTTCTTGGCCGGCGGGCAGGTAtaggacgggtcggcgagcgAGAGCGCCGAAGGGAGCGGCACGTACGGGTCTGGGCCGGCGAACAGCGTGCCGACCAGGATGAGCGTCGCCCGTATCTTGGTgaggtcgccggcggtggcgatcgGGGTGAGGAGGTCCGTCTGCGGGTAGCCGGAGAAGGAGGTGGCGTTGCGGGCCGTGGTGTCGTACGGCAGGTCGGCGGCCGAGGTGAGCACGGCGCCATCGGCGGTGACGATGATCTCGCGATGGGCGAAGGTGAGCAGCAGGGTCCAGGAGCGGAGAGCGCGGGTGCCGGAGTTGAGGAGGGTGGCGTTGGCCTGGAAGGAGTAGGGCTGGTCGTCGGCTGCATCGACGAAAGGCCTGATCTTGACACGGCGGTCGAGGTTGTAGGTGAGGAGTATGCCGTTGCAGTCCTCCGGCGTATTTGCAGGCTGTGCCTGCGCCTGTGCCACGGTGATGAGCAGAAGAaagacagcagcagcaaacaaGACGGCCATGTCCGAAATGAAATGAAGTAACTTGCAGCTTGCTCTGCTGCTTCAAATTTCTTCGTTTGTGGTGATGGGAAAGACGAACCATCCATATGTTAGAGAAGCAGACTAGAGGAGTTGACTGTGACTCGATCGTGTTCGTTGGATAATCGTGAGCGAGCAGGAGAGGGCGGAAGGAGTCAGCGCAATCTTGTGTTCTGCTTCTGCAGGCGCTTTGTTTTGCTGGTCGCGGTGTCAAATCGACGTAAGTGACATATGGATGGTTCGTAATTTCCAAAGGATGATACTACCACTGTAACCGATGAGATGGTGACATATGGACGGACGCTCCCTACAGTTGATACTGCCGTCATGCCGTGTTTGCACCGGCcggctttgctttgctttttttttccctttcttttctaCGAATGACGTGAGCATAAGGCAGACGGccttattaacaattaaaaataatatatatataacttatatatataataaagaCAAAAATAGACTACAATAAAAGAACTTAAAGCCATTTCAAAAATCATaagtataaatgaaaagattcaaatttaagttaaaatataactgTTTTTTTCGTTGTTTGGTTTGTCCTCCTGTTTTTATTTTGCCACGGCTCGGTGCACGGTCTAAAGATTCAAGCCACcgagaaaagaaaacagtttttagcgcACGGTGAATGTCTACCCGTTAATTGCATGTCatataaatagtcataaaaatataaaatttttttgataaaatagataaatataagttatatcactccacaaatatgcaattttaaatttaacttctacagttgtagcacaaataacaaaaacaattatgaatatgcgtatacttggttttagttttattcgtttttttgctacaactggtagaagttgaatttaaacttgcatgtttgtgaagatatataactcatattaatctattttattaaattttttatatttttagatttatttacaaTAACATGCAAACACACGGGTGTGTACCGGGTGTGTACTGTGTAGAAATTATTTCCCACCGAGAAAACCCAAGACCCAAGCCGTCCCCTGTCCATCctaaggggtgtttgtttctaggggctaaactttagcccctactcatatcggatgtttgaacatttattataaatagtaaacgtagtctataaataaaacccatacataatcttggactaatttgcgagacaaatctaatgagcctaattaatccatgattagcctatgtgatgctacaataaatatttgctaattatggattaattaggctcaaaaatttcatctcgcggattacctctcatttataaaattagttttttttattaatttatatttaacactttaaattagtgtctaaacaatGTGACATGGAACCCCTAATTTGAGTCCAATGGGCCTAAAAATGGTGTAGATCCACACCTATGATTTCTGTCTTCTCCGCACCTATTAAAATTCGAGTGATTTGATGGGCTAGGAACTTACGTGAGGCCCATAATACCGAACTACTCGTCCCAagataaaccaattttttactttttacttttaatgactcttcgtcttatttaaattttttttgtgattgatatttttgtttttattagatgataaatcatgaatagtatttatgtgtgactaattttttctaattttctgaaaatttttcaaataagacggatggtcaaacgtaacacggaaaccgaagattttttttttgacagagggagtaccgGCCTAGTGATCCGAATGAATGGCACACGACGACGACCTTCCGTCTATTTTTGTTGTCCCCGTGCATGTCGgcgccatggatggatggatggatggattagGCTTAGCTATAGCTATAAGAAGACGACCGTACCTTGCATGCCATGCCTCCTATGCTACTATATTATTCCACTGTGGGAGCCTGGGATACTCGCCGGCGATCATGAGCAAAGGCGCTATCATCGGTGCGTCCACCGTCCTGGTCGTGGCGGTCGTCGCTGCCGTCTGTGTCGTCTCCTTCAAgaacaacggcggcggcggcaaggccgACGATGGAGGCGAGCTGTCCATGTCGGTCAAGTCGGTCAAGGCCTTCTGCCAGCCCACGGACTACCAGCAGACGTGCGAGGCGGAGCTGACCCAGGCCGCCGCCAACGGCAGCTCGCCCACCGACCTTGCCAAGGCCATCTTCGCCGTCACGTCGGAGAAGATCTCCAAGGCCATCAGCGAGTCGGCCACGCTGGAGGAGCTCCGGAACGACCAGCGCACGTCGGGCGCGCTGCAGAACTGCAAGGAGCTGCTGGAGTACGCCGTCGAGGACCTCAAGACGTCCTTCGACAAGCTCGGCGGCTTCGGCATGACCGACTTCAACAAGGCCGTCGACGACCTCCGCACGTGGCTCAGCGCCGCGCTCACGTACCAGGACACCTGCCTCGATGGCTTCCTCAACACcaccaccgacgccgccgccaagaTGCGCACCGCGCTCAACAGCTCGCAGGAGCTGACGGAGGACATCCTGGCCGTCGTCGACCAGTTCTCCGCCACGCTCGGCAGCCTCAGCTTCGGGCGGCGGCTGCTCGGCGAGGACGGCATGCCCACGTGGATGTCGGAGGGCGGCAAGCGGGAGCTGCTGGCCGCGGCGGGGCCGGAGGCCGGGCCGGAGGCGTTCACGCCGAAcgtgacggtggcggcggacgggAGCGGCGACTTCAAGACGatcggcgaggcggtggcgaaGGTGCCGCCGAAGAACGCGCAGAGGTACACCATCTACGTGAAGGCCGGGATGTACAAGGAGTACGTGTCGGtggggcggccggcgacgaacgTGGCGATGATAGGCGACGGCGCCGATAAGACGATCATCACGGGGAACAAGAACTTCAAGATGAACCTGACGACCAAGGACACGGCGACGATGGAGGCGATCGGGAACGGGTTCTTCATGCGGGGGATCAGGGTGGAGAACACGGCGGGGCCGGAGAACCACCAGGCGGTGGCGCTCCGCGCGCAGAGCGACCAGGCCGTCTTCTACCAGTGCACCTTCGACGGCTACCAGGACACGCTCTACCCGCACGCGCAGCGCCAGTTCTTCCGCGACTGCACCGTCACCGGCACCATCGACTTCATCTTCGGGAACTCGCAGGTAGGTAGCAGTACTCGAGCATGATCcaagaagacgaagacgagTACGACTACTAACTAAACAATGAATGCATTCATGGCAGGTGGTTCTTCAGAACTGCTTGATCCAGCCGCGGAAGCCGATGGCGAACCAGGTGAACATCATAACGGCGCAGGGGCGGCGGGAGAAGAGGTCAGCGGGGGGGACGGTGCTGCACAACTGCACGGTGGAGCCGCACCCGGACCTGGAGAAGTTCACGGACAAGGTGAAGACGTACCTGGCGCGGCCGTGGAAGGAGTTCTCGCGCACCATCTTCGTGCAGAACGAGCTTGGGGCGCTGGTGGACCCCGTGGGGTGGCTGGAGTGGAACGGCAACTTCGGCCTCGACACCCTCTTCTACGCGGAGGTGGACAACCACGGCCCCGGCGCCGACATGAGCAAGCGCGCCAAGTGGAAGGGCATCCAGGCCCTCACCTACGGGGACGTCCAGAAGGAGTTCACCGTCGAGGTCTTCATCCAGGGCCAGCAGTTCATCCCCAAGTTCAACGTCCCCTACATCCCCGCCCTTCTCCCCCAGTCGGAGACGGACAGGACGCACTGACTGATCcacctctctttcttttttatctttctacCACCTGCACGCcttgcatccatccatccgtccaTCCATTCTATATGACACACTCTACGTATCCTATGCCTATGTATCAATATTTAACTGGTACGTTGTATAATGTAACATATGAATGTATACTCTGATACTACACTCGTGATCTATACAGAAGTAGTACTACCTGTGTTTGTGTATCATACCAAACATTGTTGTtcattaatcaatttatatagCTCGTGGATATATATAGATCATTTGGGAGGGGATCCAAAATGTATACTCAATGTCTAATTAATATGGTgact includes:
- the LOC102716798 gene encoding COBRA-like protein 7, translated to MAVLFAAAVFLLLITVAQAQAQPANTPEDCNGILLTYNLDRRVKIRPFVDAADDQPYSFQANATLLNSGTRALRSWTLLLTFAHREIIVTADGAVLTSAADLPYDTTARNATSFSGYPQTDLLTPIATAGDLTKIRATLILVGTLFAGPDPYVPLPSALSLADPSYTCPPAKNVSTFLSTCCVLTPEAAANETAGDLNAARRTSYLPRGTGDLVITYDVLQADDTNYLAQVTLENDALLGRLDGWQLSWEWLRGEFIGSMRGAYPRHVDARDCVYGAQGSYYKGLDFSKVLSCDRRPAVFDLPPSSRDDNDMGRVNHCCRNGTMLPKSVDAVQSKSAFQMVVYKMPPDLNRTKLYAPTNFNISGASPLNPEYACGQPVRVSPTELPDPSGLASTTLALATWQVVCNMTTSPSKTPSCCVTFSAFYNESVIPCRTCACGCPAASCSKTEPSMLLPPYALLMPFERRAREAVKWAGEKRLGVPWPMPCGDNCGVSINWHVATDYAGGWSARATLFNWEEADVAEWFMAVEMEEEGFEFEQAFTFNATAVGNSSMILMRGLEGLQYLKGESNMSGGDYPVAGKLQSVLLFSKKQKRRRSIIGGEGFPSRVLFNGHECAMPLRIPSGANLVRSLPPPLVSIILLLQLLLQSVLLV
- the LOC102717084 gene encoding pectinesterase-like, translated to MSKGAIIGASTVLVVAVVAAVCVVSFKNNGGGGKADDGGELSMSVKSVKAFCQPTDYQQTCEAELTQAAANGSSPTDLAKAIFAVTSEKISKAISESATLEELRNDQRTSGALQNCKELLEYAVEDLKTSFDKLGGFGMTDFNKAVDDLRTWLSAALTYQDTCLDGFLNTTTDAAAKMRTALNSSQELTEDILAVVDQFSATLGSLSFGRRLLGEDGMPTWMSEGGKRELLAAAGPEAGPEAFTPNVTVAADGSGDFKTIGEAVAKVPPKNAQRYTIYVKAGMYKEYVSVGRPATNVAMIGDGADKTIITGNKNFKMNLTTKDTATMEAIGNGFFMRGIRVENTAGPENHQAVALRAQSDQAVFYQCTFDGYQDTLYPHAQRQFFRDCTVTGTIDFIFGNSQVVLQNCLIQPRKPMANQVNIITAQGRREKRSAGGTVLHNCTVEPHPDLEKFTDKVKTYLARPWKEFSRTIFVQNELGALVDPVGWLEWNGNFGLDTLFYAEVDNHGPGADMSKRAKWKGIQALTYGDVQKEFTVEVFIQGQQFIPKFNVPYIPALLPQSETDRTH